A genomic stretch from Hoplias malabaricus isolate fHopMal1 chromosome 4, fHopMal1.hap1, whole genome shotgun sequence includes:
- the LOC136695080 gene encoding perforin-1-like, which translates to MFKKHSDDIDVKDCLEVEASGTYNSATLNTEIKHCRNLQSKMKTNEKFSSMFSERQTEIIGGNINGEDLLFSSTSHKTALNNWLKSLKTIPDVVTYNLRPLHSVLGEKHHARVGLKKAVEKYILKNALKKVCSGSCKIGHKNSARDRCACICEANQNIMSNCCPPEKGLASLRVYKLYAKGLYGDTWGTTDGVVQVKYGNTIRRTAEITDDDNPRWRESFDFGPVRLSMSESLTFEVYDADRYWNSDLLGTCSFSLRSGVVSDECVFTHGTFFFSYSVKCAPSLQGPKCGDYKPSPMAAPLAQIFQSRNGILAKDLWKLQNYTNALHFKCLFCLCFSLIFFKQNQQSVTS; encoded by the coding sequence atgtttaaaaaacattcaGATGACATTGATGTCAAAGACTGTCTGGAGGTGGAGGCATCAGGAACATACAACTCTGCAACACTGAACACAGAGATCAAACACTGTAGAAACCTACAGTCCAAGATGAAGACCAATGAAAAGTTCAGCTCGATGTTTAGTGAGCGACAGACAGAGATTATAGGAGGAAACATCAATGGTGAGGATCTCCTCTTTTCCAGCACTTCACATAAAACGGCTCTGAACAATTGGCTGAAATCACTGAAGACCATCCCAGACGTGGTGACATACAACCTGCGCCCTCTGCATTCAGTTCTGGGTGAAAAACACCATGCCAGAGTGGGCCTGAAGAAGGCTGTAGAAAAATATATTCTTAAAAATGCCTTGAAAAAAGTCTGCTCTGGGTCTTGTAAGATAGGCCACAAGAACAGTGCCCGGGATCGTTGTGCTTGTATTTGTGAAGCAAATCAAAATATAATGTCCAATTGCTGCCCACCTGAAAAAGGCCTTGCATCACTGAGGGTGTACAAGCTCTATGCCAAAGGTTTATATGGTGATACCTGGGGCACAACTGATGGAGTTGTACAAGTCAAATATGGGAACACAATCAGACGCACTGCAGAGATTACTGATGATGATAATCCCCGCTGGAGAGAATCATTTGATTTTGGTCCTGTCAGATTGTCCATGAGTGAAAGTCTCACTTTTGAAGTGTATGATGCAGATCGTTACTGGAACAGTGACCTTCTGGGAACATGCTCATTTTCTCTGAGAAGTGGAGTTGTGAGTGATGAGTGTGTTTTCACCCACGGCACCTTCTTTTTCTCCTATTCTGTAAAATGCGCTCCAAGTCTCCAGGGTCCAAAGTGTGGAGATTACAAACCATCACCAATGGCTGCCCCTCTGGCCCAGATCTTTCAATCAAGAAATGGCATTCTGGCTAAAGACCTGTGGAAGCTCCAGAATTACACAAATGCGCTCCACTTTAAATGCCTTTTTTGCCTGTGTTTTTCACTCATATTCTTTAAACAGAATCAGCAGTCTGTGACCTCTTGA